The Pseudomonas sp. MH9.2 genomic interval CGCTGCATCATTGCCATTCCCGGCAGGACGAGTTCATCTACGTCCTTGAGGGCGAACCCACGCTATTCACCCATGAGGGTGAAACCAGGCTGCGACCCGGTATGGTGGCCGGGTTTGCGGCAGGCGTGACGCCGCACCATCTTGAGAATCGCACTGAGTCCGACTGTGTGATTCTGGAGGTGGGGGATCGCGCATCAGGCGACACAGTGAGTTATCCCGATGATGATCTTGAGGTGGCGCTGCAAGCGGACGGCCAGTGGCTGTTTAATCATAAGGATGGCAGCCCCTACTAAATCATCGCCCTGCCAATGTTTTCGCCAAAAATGGCGCTGTC includes:
- a CDS encoding cupin domain-containing protein, which translates into the protein MSSIKSPTAIMAADASKRAKPSSYPEPFASLMSGRIKHPLGDIFGIKNFGVNLTRLSPGAVSALHHCHSRQDEFIYVLEGEPTLFTHEGETRLRPGMVAGFAAGVTPHHLENRTESDCVILEVGDRASGDTVSYPDDDLEVALQADGQWLFNHKDGSPY